A window of Leclercia adecarboxylata contains these coding sequences:
- the mfd gene encoding transcription-repair coupling factor, with product MPEQNRFSLPGKAGDQRQLGELTGAACATLVAEIAERHQGPVVLVAPDMQNALRLHDEIRQFTDQLVTSLADWETLPYDSFSPHQEIISSRLSTLYQLPTMQRGVLIVPVNTLMQRVCPHSYLHGHALVMKKGQRLSRDGLRVQLDSAGYRHVDQVMEHGEYATRGALLDLYPMGSAQPYRLDFFDDEIDSLRLFDADTQRTLEEVESINLLPAHEFPTDKTAIELFRSQWRDKFDVKRDAEHIYQQVSKGTLPSGIEYWQPLFFSEPLPALFSYFPANTLVLNTGDLEASANRFESETRARFENRGVDPMRPLLEPELLWLRTDELFSELKRWPRVQLKTESLPDKAANTNLAYQALPDLAVQAQNKSPLDNLRKFLESFTGPVIFSVESEGRREALGELLGRIKVAPKRILRLDEASGNGRYLMIGAAEHGFIDTINNLALICESDLLGERVARRRQDSRRTINPDTLIRNLAELHTGQPIVHLEHGVGRYAGMTTLEAGGIKGEYLMLLYANDAKLYVPVSSLHLISRYAGGAEENAPLHKLGGDAWARARQKAAEKVRDVAAELLDIYAQRAAKAGYAFKHDKEQYQLFCDSFPFETTPDQAQAINAVLSDMCQPLAMDRLVCGDVGFGKTEVAMRATFLAVENNKQVAVLVPTTLLAQQHYDNFRDRFANWPVRIEMMSRFRSAKEQAQILEQASEGKIDILIGTHKLLQSDVKWKDLGLLIVDEEHRFGVRHKERIKAMRADVDILTLTATPIPRTLNMAMSGMRDLSIIATPPARRLAVKTFVREYDNLVVREAILREVLRGGQVYYLYNDVENIQKAADRLAELVPEARIAIGHGQMRERELERVMNDFHHQRFNVLVCTTIIETGIDIPTANTIIIERADHFGLAQLHQLRGRVGRSHHQAYAWLMTPHPKAMTTDAQKRLEAIASLEDLGAGFALATHDLEIRGAGELLGEDQSGSMETIGFSLYMELLENAVDALKAGREPSLEDLTSQQTEVELRMPALLPDDFIPDVNTRLSFYKRIASAKDEASLDEIKVELIDRFGLLPDAARNLLDIARLRQQAQKLGIRKLEGNEKGGTIEFAEKNHVDPMWLIGLLQKQPQHFRLDGPTRLKFTQDLAERKTRMEWVCNFMRQLEENAVA from the coding sequence ATGCCTGAACAAAATCGTTTTTCCCTGCCCGGCAAAGCGGGCGACCAACGCCAGTTGGGTGAACTGACCGGGGCAGCCTGCGCCACGCTGGTTGCGGAAATCGCAGAGCGTCATCAGGGCCCGGTGGTGCTGGTCGCGCCGGACATGCAAAATGCCCTGCGCCTGCATGATGAGATCCGCCAGTTCACCGATCAGCTGGTCACCAGCCTTGCCGACTGGGAGACCCTGCCTTACGACAGCTTCTCGCCGCACCAGGAGATCATCTCCTCGCGCCTCTCCACGCTTTATCAGCTGCCCACCATGCAACGGGGCGTATTGATTGTGCCAGTCAATACCCTGATGCAGCGCGTCTGTCCGCACAGCTATCTGCACGGTCACGCCCTGGTGATGAAAAAAGGCCAGCGCCTCTCACGGGACGGCCTGCGGGTGCAGCTCGACAGCGCGGGCTATCGCCATGTCGACCAGGTGATGGAGCACGGGGAGTACGCCACCCGCGGCGCGCTGCTCGACCTCTACCCGATGGGCAGCGCACAGCCTTACCGTCTGGACTTCTTCGATGATGAAATCGACAGCCTGCGTCTGTTTGATGCCGACACCCAGCGTACGCTGGAGGAAGTGGAATCCATCAACCTGCTCCCGGCCCATGAATTCCCGACTGACAAAACCGCTATTGAGCTGTTCCGCAGCCAGTGGCGGGACAAGTTTGACGTCAAGCGTGACGCCGAGCATATCTACCAGCAGGTGAGCAAAGGCACTTTGCCGTCGGGGATCGAATACTGGCAGCCGCTGTTCTTCAGCGAGCCGCTGCCCGCCCTGTTCAGCTATTTCCCGGCGAATACCCTGGTACTGAACACCGGCGATCTGGAGGCCAGCGCCAACCGCTTTGAGAGCGAAACCCGCGCCCGCTTTGAGAATCGCGGGGTCGATCCAATGCGTCCGCTGCTGGAGCCAGAACTGCTGTGGCTGCGCACTGACGAACTGTTCAGCGAGCTGAAACGCTGGCCGCGCGTGCAGCTCAAAACCGAAAGCCTGCCGGACAAAGCCGCCAACACCAACCTGGCCTACCAGGCACTGCCGGATCTGGCGGTGCAGGCGCAGAACAAATCCCCGCTGGATAACCTGCGTAAATTCCTCGAGTCCTTTACCGGCCCGGTGATCTTCTCTGTTGAAAGCGAAGGCCGTCGCGAGGCGCTGGGCGAGCTGCTCGGCCGCATTAAGGTGGCGCCAAAGCGGATCCTGCGTCTGGACGAAGCCAGCGGCAACGGGCGGTATCTGATGATCGGCGCCGCCGAGCATGGCTTTATTGATACCATCAACAATCTGGCGCTGATTTGCGAAAGCGATCTGCTGGGTGAGCGCGTGGCGCGGCGCCGTCAGGACAGCCGCCGCACCATCAACCCGGACACCCTGATCCGCAACCTGGCGGAGCTGCATACCGGCCAGCCGATTGTCCATCTGGAGCATGGCGTAGGCCGTTATGCGGGGATGACCACCCTGGAGGCGGGCGGCATCAAGGGTGAATACCTGATGCTGCTGTATGCCAACGACGCCAAACTTTACGTGCCAGTCTCCTCCCTGCACCTGATCAGCCGCTATGCGGGAGGCGCGGAAGAGAATGCCCCGCTGCATAAACTGGGCGGAGACGCGTGGGCAAGAGCGCGGCAGAAAGCGGCGGAAAAAGTGCGCGACGTGGCGGCGGAGCTGCTGGATATCTACGCCCAGCGTGCCGCGAAGGCAGGCTACGCCTTTAAGCACGATAAAGAGCAGTATCAGCTGTTCTGCGACAGCTTCCCGTTTGAAACCACCCCGGACCAGGCTCAGGCGATTAACGCCGTGCTTAGCGACATGTGTCAACCCCTGGCAATGGACCGCCTGGTCTGTGGCGACGTGGGCTTCGGTAAAACCGAAGTGGCGATGCGCGCCACCTTCCTGGCAGTCGAAAACAACAAGCAGGTCGCGGTGCTGGTACCGACCACCCTGCTGGCGCAGCAGCACTACGACAACTTCCGCGATCGCTTCGCCAACTGGCCGGTGCGCATCGAGATGATGTCACGTTTTCGCAGCGCCAAAGAGCAGGCGCAGATCCTGGAGCAGGCAAGCGAAGGCAAGATCGATATTCTGATCGGCACCCATAAGCTGCTGCAAAGTGATGTGAAGTGGAAAGATCTGGGCCTGCTGATTGTCGATGAGGAGCACCGCTTCGGCGTGCGCCACAAGGAGCGCATCAAAGCGATGCGCGCCGACGTGGACATCCTGACCCTCACCGCCACGCCGATCCCACGTACGCTGAACATGGCGATGAGCGGCATGCGCGATCTGTCGATTATCGCCACCCCGCCAGCCCGTCGACTGGCGGTGAAAACCTTTGTCCGCGAATATGACAATCTGGTGGTGCGGGAGGCCATTCTGCGTGAAGTGCTGCGCGGCGGCCAGGTCTACTATCTCTACAACGATGTGGAAAACATCCAGAAAGCGGCCGACCGCCTGGCGGAACTGGTACCGGAAGCGCGGATCGCTATCGGCCACGGTCAGATGCGCGAGCGCGAGCTGGAGCGGGTGATGAACGACTTCCACCACCAGCGTTTTAACGTGCTGGTCTGTACCACTATCATCGAAACCGGTATCGACATCCCTACCGCCAACACCATCATCATTGAGCGGGCAGATCACTTCGGTCTGGCGCAGCTCCACCAGCTGCGCGGTCGCGTCGGACGCTCCCACCACCAGGCCTATGCCTGGCTGATGACGCCGCATCCGAAAGCGATGACCACCGACGCGCAGAAGCGCCTCGAAGCGATCGCCTCGCTGGAAGATCTGGGCGCCGGTTTTGCGCTGGCAACCCACGACCTGGAGATACGCGGCGCGGGTGAGCTGCTCGGGGAAGATCAGAGCGGCTCGATGGAGACCATCGGTTTCTCACTTTACATGGAGCTGCTGGAAAACGCCGTCGATGCACTGAAGGCGGGGCGCGAGCCGTCGCTGGAAGATCTCACCAGCCAGCAGACGGAGGTGGAGCTGCGCATGCCTGCCCTGCTGCCGGATGATTTTATTCCCGACGTCAATACCCGTCTGTCGTTCTACAAGCGTATAGCCAGCGCCAAAGACGAAGCCAGCCTGGATGAAATTAAGGTGGAGCTGATCGACCGCTTTGGCCTGCTGCCGGATGCGGCGCGTAACCTGCTGGATATCGCCCGTTTACGCCAGCAGGCGCAGAAGCTGGGGATCCGCAAGCTGGAAGGGAATGAAAAAGGTGGCACAATTGAGTTTGCCGAGAAGAACCATGTCGATCCGATGTGGCTCATCGGTCTGCTGCAGAAACAGCCTCAGCACTTCCGGCTTGATGGCCCGACGCGCCTGAAGTTCACTCAGGATCTGGCGGAACGGAAAACCCGTATGGAATGGGTATGCAACTTTATGCGCCAGCTTGAAGAGAACGCCGTAGCCTGA
- a CDS encoding acyltransferase family protein, giving the protein MKQKTLWINQIKGLCICLVVIYHSVITFYPHLNALHSPLSALLAKCWVYFNLYLAPFRMPVFFFISGYLIRRYIDEVDWKNSLDKRLWSIVWVLMLWGVLQWQALTHLNAWLAPERELNTTSNAAYADSLTGFITGMLTASTSLWYLYALVVYFTLCKLLSRWKLPLVGLLALASIAINFMPLPWWGMNSVVRNMIYYSLGAWYGVQLMAWMQARVWRRDWLAVTAFGVVSVVLWFANVPLPLSLLSILLIMTLFSRLEQRFRVGPDNLLNVIGSNTIAIYTTHRILIEGMSLFLIHALNGGAWPVWAELTLVLFYPFASLLLCTLVGLAARKLSSAVAGDIFFTPPARLTPVQAAR; this is encoded by the coding sequence ATGAAACAAAAAACATTATGGATTAACCAGATTAAGGGGCTGTGCATCTGCCTGGTGGTGATATACCACTCGGTGATCACCTTTTATCCCCATCTGAACGCGCTGCACTCGCCGCTTTCGGCGCTGCTTGCCAAATGCTGGGTCTATTTCAATCTCTATCTCGCCCCGTTTCGCATGCCGGTGTTCTTCTTTATTTCAGGCTATTTAATCCGCCGCTATATCGACGAAGTGGACTGGAAAAACAGCCTCGATAAACGACTCTGGAGCATTGTCTGGGTTCTGATGCTATGGGGCGTGTTGCAGTGGCAGGCGCTGACCCATCTCAACGCCTGGCTGGCACCGGAGCGCGAACTTAACACCACCTCTAACGCCGCCTACGCGGACTCGCTGACCGGCTTTATCACCGGCATGCTCACCGCCAGCACCAGCCTGTGGTATCTCTACGCCCTGGTGGTCTATTTCACCCTCTGCAAGCTGCTGAGCCGCTGGAAATTGCCGCTGGTCGGGCTGCTGGCGCTGGCGAGCATCGCCATTAACTTTATGCCGCTGCCGTGGTGGGGGATGAACAGCGTGGTGCGCAATATGATCTATTACAGCCTGGGCGCATGGTACGGCGTGCAGCTGATGGCCTGGATGCAGGCCAGGGTGTGGCGGCGCGACTGGCTGGCGGTGACGGCTTTTGGGGTGGTCTCCGTTGTGCTCTGGTTCGCGAACGTTCCCCTGCCGCTGTCGCTGCTGTCAATTTTGCTGATCATGACCCTGTTCTCCCGCCTTGAGCAGCGCTTTCGCGTGGGGCCTGACAATCTGCTGAACGTGATTGGCTCAAATACCATTGCGATCTACACCACCCACCGCATTCTGATCGAAGGGATGAGCCTGTTTTTGATTCACGCGCTGAACGGTGGCGCCTGGCCGGTATGGGCGGAGCTAACGCTGGTGCTGTTCTACCCGTTTGCCAGCCTGCTGCTCTGTACACTGGTGGGCCTCGCCGCCCGCAAGCTCTCCAGCGCGGTGGCCGGAGATATTTTCTTTACGCCGCCTGCCCGCCTGACGCCGGTTCAGGCTGCACGCTAA
- the lolC gene encoding lipoprotein-releasing ABC transporter permease subunit LolC, giving the protein MYQPVALFIGLRYMRGRAADRFGRFVSWLSTIGITLGVMALVTVLSVMNGFERELQNNILGLMPQAILSSSSGSVNPQQLPESAVRLQGVSRVAPITSGDVVLQSARSVAVGVMLGIDPAQKDPLTPWLVNVKQSDLAPGQYNVILGEQLAGQLGVNRGDQLRVMVPSASQFTPMGRLPSQRLFNVIGTFAANSEVDGYQMLVNIQDASRLMRYPLGNITGWRLWLNEPLKVDVLSQQTLPEGTKWQDWRERKGELFQAVRMEKNMMGLLLSLIVAVAAFNIITSLGLMVMEKQGEVAILQTQGLTPRQIMAVFMVQGASAGIVGALLGAVLGTLLASQLNNLMPIIGALLDGAALPVAIEPLQVVGIALAAMAIALLSTLYPSWRAAATQPAEALRYE; this is encoded by the coding sequence ATGTATCAACCTGTCGCACTATTCATAGGCCTGCGTTATATGCGCGGGCGCGCCGCGGACCGCTTCGGTCGCTTTGTCTCCTGGCTTTCAACCATTGGCATTACGCTTGGCGTGATGGCGCTGGTGACGGTTCTCTCCGTCATGAACGGCTTCGAGCGTGAGCTGCAAAATAACATCCTGGGGCTGATGCCGCAGGCAATCCTCTCATCCAGCAGCGGGTCGGTGAATCCCCAACAGCTGCCCGAAAGCGCCGTCAGGCTGCAGGGCGTAAGCCGCGTGGCGCCGATCACCTCCGGTGACGTGGTGCTGCAAAGTGCGCGCAGCGTGGCGGTAGGGGTAATGCTGGGCATCGATCCGGCGCAAAAAGATCCCCTGACACCCTGGCTGGTTAACGTCAAACAGTCCGATCTGGCTCCCGGCCAGTACAATGTGATCCTCGGCGAACAGCTTGCCGGGCAGTTGGGCGTTAATCGCGGCGATCAGCTCCGCGTGATGGTGCCGTCTGCCAGCCAGTTCACCCCGATGGGGCGTCTGCCGAGCCAGCGCCTGTTTAACGTGATCGGCACCTTCGCCGCCAACAGCGAAGTGGACGGCTATCAAATGCTGGTCAATATCCAGGACGCGTCGCGCCTGATGCGCTATCCGCTGGGCAATATCACCGGCTGGCGTCTGTGGCTTAACGAGCCGCTGAAGGTGGATGTGTTAAGCCAGCAGACGCTGCCGGAAGGGACCAAATGGCAGGACTGGCGCGAACGCAAGGGCGAGCTGTTCCAGGCCGTGCGGATGGAAAAAAACATGATGGGTCTCCTGCTGAGCCTGATCGTCGCGGTCGCCGCCTTTAACATCATTACCTCCCTTGGCCTGATGGTGATGGAGAAGCAGGGCGAAGTGGCGATCCTGCAAACTCAGGGGCTGACGCCGCGGCAGATCATGGCGGTCTTTATGGTGCAGGGCGCCAGCGCCGGTATCGTCGGGGCGCTGCTGGGCGCAGTGCTCGGCACGCTGCTTGCCAGCCAGCTGAACAATTTAATGCCGATTATCGGCGCGCTGCTCGACGGCGCGGCGCTGCCGGTGGCCATTGAGCCGCTGCAGGTAGTGGGCATTGCGCTGGCCGCGATGGCCATTGCCTTACTCTCCACGCTCTATCCTTCATGGCGCGCTGCCGCCACCCAACCCGCTGAGGCTTTACGTTATGAATAA
- the lolD gene encoding lipoprotein-releasing ABC transporter ATP-binding protein LolD codes for MNKILLQCDNLCKRYQEGTVQTDVLHNVSFNVGVGEMMAIVGTSGSGKSTLLHLLGGLDTPTSGDVIFSGTPLSTMSSSAKADLRNRELGFIYQFHHLLPDFTALENVAMPLLIGKKKPAEINARASDMLKAVGLGHRGNHRPSELSGGERQRVAIARALVNNPRLVLADEPTGNLDARNADSIFQLLGELNASQGTAFLVVTHDLQLAKRMSRQLEMRDGHLNTELTLMGAD; via the coding sequence ATGAATAAGATCCTGTTGCAATGCGACAACCTGTGCAAACGCTATCAGGAAGGCACGGTGCAGACGGATGTCCTGCACAATGTCAGCTTCAACGTAGGCGTTGGGGAGATGATGGCGATCGTCGGCACCTCCGGCTCCGGGAAAAGTACGCTGCTGCACCTGCTCGGGGGGCTGGATACCCCCACCTCCGGCGACGTGATCTTCTCCGGTACGCCGCTGAGCACCATGTCCTCGAGCGCTAAAGCCGACCTGCGTAACCGCGAGCTGGGCTTTATCTACCAGTTCCACCACCTGCTGCCCGATTTCACGGCGCTGGAAAACGTGGCGATGCCGCTGCTGATCGGCAAAAAGAAACCGGCGGAAATTAACGCCCGCGCCAGCGATATGCTCAAAGCGGTCGGGCTGGGCCATCGCGGCAATCACCGTCCTTCCGAGCTTTCCGGCGGCGAGCGCCAGCGTGTGGCAATTGCCCGTGCGCTGGTCAACAACCCGCGCCTGGTGCTGGCAGATGAACCCACCGGTAACCTGGACGCCCGCAACGCCGACAGCATTTTCCAGCTTCTCGGCGAACTGAATGCCTCTCAGGGTACCGCGTTTCTGGTGGTGACCCACGATCTGCAGCTGGCGAAACGCATGTCCCGTCAGCTGGAGATGCGTGACGGGCATCTGAATACCGAGCTGACCCTGATGGGGGCTGATTGA
- the lolE gene encoding lipoprotein-releasing ABC transporter permease subunit LolE codes for MASPLSLLIGLRFSRGRRRSGMVSLISVISTIGIALGVAVLIVGLSAMNGFERELNNRILAVVPHGEIEPVNQPWNNWNDALNKVEKVPGIAAAAPYINFTGLVESGANLRAIQVKGVNPRQEEKLSALPQFIQKDAWANFKAGDQQIIIGKGVADALKVKQGDWVSIMIPNASADHKLQQPKRVRLHVTGILQLSGQLDHSFAMVPLEDARQYLDMGSSVTGIAIKVNDVFNANKLVRDAGEVTDSYVYIKSWIGTYVYMYRDIQMIRAIMYLAMVLVIGVACFNIVSTLVMAVKDKSGDIAVLRTLGAKDGLIRAIFVWYGLLAGLLGSLCGVVIGVVVSLQLTPIINGIEALIGHQFLSGDIYFIDFLPSELHWLDVFYVLVTALLLSLLASWYPARRASRIDPARVLSGQ; via the coding sequence ATGGCTTCACCATTATCGTTACTCATCGGTCTGCGCTTCAGCCGTGGCCGTCGCCGCAGCGGCATGGTGTCGCTGATCTCTGTTATCTCCACCATCGGCATTGCGCTGGGTGTGGCGGTGCTGATCGTTGGCCTCAGCGCCATGAATGGCTTCGAGCGTGAGCTGAACAACCGTATTCTGGCGGTGGTGCCGCACGGTGAAATCGAGCCGGTTAACCAGCCGTGGAACAACTGGAACGACGCCCTGAATAAGGTGGAAAAAGTGCCGGGCATTGCCGCGGCCGCCCCCTATATCAACTTCACCGGGCTGGTGGAGAGCGGCGCAAACCTGCGCGCCATCCAGGTGAAAGGGGTCAACCCGCGCCAGGAAGAGAAGCTCAGCGCGCTACCGCAGTTTATTCAGAAGGATGCCTGGGCGAACTTTAAGGCTGGCGACCAGCAGATCATTATCGGTAAAGGCGTGGCCGATGCGCTGAAGGTGAAGCAGGGCGACTGGGTGTCGATCATGATCCCGAACGCCAGCGCCGATCATAAGCTGCAGCAGCCGAAGCGCGTACGTCTGCATGTGACCGGCATTTTGCAGCTGAGCGGTCAGCTGGATCACAGCTTCGCCATGGTGCCGCTGGAGGATGCCCGCCAGTATCTGGATATGGGCAGCAGCGTCACCGGCATCGCCATCAAGGTGAACGACGTCTTTAACGCTAACAAACTGGTGCGCGACGCCGGAGAAGTGACCGACAGCTACGTCTACATCAAAAGCTGGATCGGCACTTACGTTTATATGTATCGTGATATCCAGATGATCCGCGCCATTATGTACCTGGCGATGGTGCTGGTGATTGGCGTGGCCTGCTTTAACATCGTCTCCACGCTGGTGATGGCGGTCAAAGACAAAAGCGGCGACATTGCGGTGCTGCGCACCCTTGGGGCAAAAGACGGTCTTATTCGTGCCATCTTCGTCTGGTATGGTCTGCTGGCGGGGCTGCTGGGCAGCCTGTGCGGTGTGGTCATCGGCGTGGTGGTTTCGCTGCAGCTGACGCCGATCATCAATGGTATTGAGGCCCTGATTGGCCATCAGTTCCTGTCGGGTGATATCTATTTTATTGACTTCCTGCCGTCTGAATTGCACTGGCTGGACGTTTTTTATGTGCTGGTAACGGCACTTTTACTGAGTCTGCTGGCAAGCTGGTATCCGGCGCGTCGCGCAAGCCGAATTGATCCGGCGAGGGTATTAAGTGGCCAGTAA
- the nagK gene encoding N-acetylglucosamine kinase, whose product MYYGFDIGGTKIALGVFDTNLKLQWETRVPTPRDSYNEFLTAIAALVAQADERFGVKGSVGIGIPGMPETDDGTLYAANVPAASGRPLRADLTRLLERDVRLDNDANCFALSEAWDDEFQQYPLVMGLILGTGVGGGIVVDGKPVTGRSYITGEFGHIRLPVDALEVVGRDFPLIRCGCGQHGCIENYLSGRGFAWLYEHFYHQKREAPEIIALWEQGDEQALEHVERYLDLLAVCLGNILTIVDPDLLVIGGGLSNFTAIAERLSGRLPRHLLPVARVPRIERARHGDAGGMRGAAFLHLTR is encoded by the coding sequence ATGTATTACGGATTTGATATTGGCGGCACTAAAATCGCGCTGGGTGTATTTGATACCAACCTGAAGCTGCAGTGGGAAACCCGTGTTCCCACTCCCCGCGACAGCTACAATGAATTTTTAACTGCCATTGCCGCGCTGGTGGCCCAGGCCGATGAACGCTTCGGCGTGAAGGGCTCGGTGGGGATTGGGATTCCGGGGATGCCGGAAACCGACGACGGTACGCTGTATGCCGCCAACGTTCCTGCTGCCAGCGGCAGGCCGCTGCGCGCCGACCTGACCCGCCTTCTTGAGCGCGACGTACGCCTCGACAACGATGCCAACTGTTTTGCCCTCTCCGAAGCCTGGGACGATGAGTTCCAGCAGTATCCGCTGGTGATGGGCCTGATCCTCGGCACCGGTGTGGGCGGGGGGATTGTCGTCGACGGCAAACCGGTGACCGGACGCAGCTATATCACCGGCGAGTTTGGTCATATTCGTCTGCCGGTGGACGCCCTGGAGGTGGTCGGGCGCGATTTCCCGTTAATCCGCTGCGGCTGCGGCCAGCACGGCTGCATCGAAAATTACCTCTCCGGCCGTGGATTTGCATGGCTTTATGAACACTTCTATCATCAAAAACGTGAGGCACCGGAGATCATTGCGCTGTGGGAGCAGGGTGATGAACAGGCCCTTGAGCACGTCGAGCGCTATCTCGATCTGCTGGCCGTGTGTCTGGGGAACATCCTGACCATTGTCGATCCTGACCTGCTGGTGATCGGCGGGGGATTGTCGAACTTCACGGCTATCGCCGAGCGGTTGTCCGGCCGGTTGCCGCGTCATCTGTTGCCGGTTGCCCGCGTCCCGCGCATTGAGCGCGCGCGACATGGCGATGCCGGGGGAATGCGCGGCGCCGCGTTCCTCCATCTCACCCGTTAG
- the cobB gene encoding Sir2 family NAD+-dependent deacetylase codes for MLSRRSLRLSRFRKNKRRLRERLRQRIFFQDVAMPELMEKPRVLVLTGAGISAESGIRTFRATDGLWEEHRVEDVATPEGFARDPELVQAFYNARRRQLQSPEIAPNAAHLALAKLEEALGDRFLLVTQNIDNLHERAGNRNVIHMHGELLKVRCSSSGQVFNWTGDVTSDDKCHCCQFPSALRPHVVWFGEMPLGMDEIYSALAMADVFIAIGTSGHVYPAAGFVHEAKLHGAHTVELNLEPSQVGSEFEEKTYGLASEVVPAFVDKLLKGL; via the coding sequence ATGTTGTCGCGTCGGTCACTTCGACTCAGCCGTTTTCGCAAAAACAAACGCCGCTTGCGTGAGCGCTTACGCCAGCGAATCTTCTTCCAGGATGTGGCCATGCCAGAACTGATGGAAAAACCAAGAGTGTTGGTCCTGACCGGGGCGGGGATCTCCGCCGAGTCGGGCATTCGAACTTTTCGCGCGACGGATGGGTTGTGGGAAGAGCATCGGGTTGAAGACGTGGCGACGCCGGAAGGCTTTGCCCGCGATCCTGAGCTGGTGCAGGCGTTCTACAACGCCCGCCGGCGTCAGCTACAGTCGCCGGAGATCGCGCCTAACGCGGCGCATCTGGCGCTGGCGAAGCTGGAAGAGGCCCTGGGTGACCGCTTTCTGCTGGTAACGCAGAACATCGATAACCTGCATGAACGCGCGGGCAACCGCAACGTGATCCATATGCATGGCGAACTGCTTAAGGTGCGTTGTTCCAGCAGCGGCCAGGTCTTTAACTGGACCGGCGATGTGACCAGCGACGACAAATGCCACTGCTGCCAGTTCCCGTCCGCGCTGCGCCCGCACGTGGTCTGGTTTGGTGAAATGCCGCTGGGGATGGACGAAATCTACAGCGCGCTGGCGATGGCGGACGTGTTTATCGCCATCGGCACCTCCGGGCATGTCTATCCGGCGGCGGGATTTGTTCACGAAGCGAAGCTGCACGGTGCGCACACGGTGGAGCTGAACCTTGAGCCGAGCCAGGTTGGCAGCGAGTTTGAAGAGAAAACCTACGGTCTGGCAAGCGAAGTGGTGCCGGCGTTCGTGGATAAATTATTGAAGGGATTGTAA
- the potD gene encoding spermidine/putrescine ABC transporter substrate-binding protein PotD → MKKWSRHLLAAGALAMGMSAAHADDSKTLYFYNWTEYVPPGLLEQFTKETGIKVIYSTYESNETMYAKLKTYKDGAYDLVVPSTYFVDKMRKEGMIQKIDKTKLTNFSNLDPEMLNKPFDPNNDYSIPYIWGATAIGVNSEAMDPKSVTSWADLWKPEYKGGLLLTDDAREVFQIALRKLGYSGNTTDPKEIEAAYHELQKLMPNVAAFNSDNPANPYMEGEVNLGMVWNGSAWVARQAGTPLDVVWPAEGGIFWMDSLAIPANAKNVDGALKLINFLLRPEVAKQVAETIGYPTPNLAARKLLSPEVANDKSLYPDAQTISKGEWQNDVGDASRLYEEYYQKLKAGR, encoded by the coding sequence ATGAAAAAATGGTCACGCCACCTGCTCGCGGCAGGCGCTCTGGCAATGGGTATGAGCGCTGCGCACGCGGACGACAGTAAAACGCTCTACTTCTATAACTGGACCGAGTATGTGCCGCCAGGCCTGCTGGAGCAGTTCACCAAAGAGACCGGCATCAAGGTGATTTATTCAACCTACGAGTCGAATGAAACCATGTATGCCAAGCTTAAAACCTATAAAGATGGCGCCTACGATCTGGTGGTCCCGTCGACCTATTTCGTCGACAAGATGCGCAAAGAGGGCATGATCCAGAAGATCGATAAAACGAAGCTGACCAATTTCTCAAACCTCGATCCGGAGATGCTCAACAAGCCGTTTGACCCGAATAATGATTACTCCATTCCCTATATCTGGGGTGCGACGGCAATCGGGGTCAACAGCGAAGCGATGGATCCGAAATCGGTAACGAGCTGGGCCGACCTGTGGAAACCGGAGTACAAAGGCGGACTGCTGCTGACCGACGATGCCCGGGAAGTGTTCCAGATTGCGCTGCGTAAGCTGGGGTACTCCGGTAACACCACCGATCCAAAAGAGATTGAAGCGGCTTACCACGAGCTGCAAAAACTGATGCCTAACGTCGCCGCCTTCAACTCTGATAACCCGGCCAACCCGTATATGGAAGGGGAAGTGAACCTGGGAATGGTGTGGAACGGTTCGGCCTGGGTGGCGCGTCAGGCCGGCACGCCGCTGGACGTAGTGTGGCCTGCCGAGGGTGGGATCTTCTGGATGGACAGCCTGGCAATTCCCGCCAATGCCAAAAACGTGGACGGAGCGCTCAAGCTGATTAACTTCCTGCTGCGCCCGGAAGTGGCGAAACAGGTGGCAGAGACTATCGGCTATCCAACCCCAAACCTCGCCGCCCGCAAGCTGCTGAGTCCAGAAGTGGCGAATGACAAGTCGCTCTACCCGGATGCGCAAACCATCAGTAAAGGCGAATGGCAGAACGATGTAGGCGACGCGAGCCGCCTGTATGAAGAGTATTACCAGAAGTTAAAGGCGGGGCGTTAA